The Fragaria vesca subsp. vesca linkage group LG2, FraVesHawaii_1.0, whole genome shotgun sequence genome includes a window with the following:
- the LOC101306886 gene encoding uncharacterized protein LOC101306886 — translation MTLEDFFTLTEMKDGLTAPSRVEELVTLMRSEKDSIVNNAGEATRQWVAVASTIAATENKDCLDLFIQLDGVLFVDKWLKDAQSLVNDTNESFVEDSITALLRALEKLQIDNKRSISTGIWSTVERLLGHKSLKVQDLARLLFDSWKQDGDAVDHDIENTGVLCGDGSSELSVQESKPSALIISSSEVVSTSENHPSGTAQVETLPLSSSEGVQPESADVQISTCNKQSPAHKLSEIEDNKDSSPDPLGSVILEAIQPSPIKDESSVCSLGENALIGSSNLPVAKMSSADLSDDPKLNEVPRNEEQKHTVDGSPKNLGVTDISSVSGPPLESGVVCSETDAATAQVFVNDLQKNADAKEDGFCQKLDPLSGDGQYKICISDPQVVRDDTTVVVDGTTVVSDDTTAVMDDTRSVDHCNTAVQDSDCSNLPQESSGNGSLSGKVEDIETSSRMDDLGAVDEDEGQASDEGQESDEGDELTVASVFPSKVVFPSNIFEKRRSDIDVEYGMVDALEVARQVAQEVEREVVDYREPYCSSSSGKLSGGGLRQPGSPDSINEKQDPLTEVAPKDVPVEQVHSVEANPEKDVVESEHQEMVPEHSIHDMESSQVTETAQEPEVNSEKGLCGFDLNEEVSSDEMDCSTNPVSAPIPFSRPPPAADLPVAPLQFEGAIGLKGSLGNSAFRRASPRRFLESEKNLSAGATTDSSKQRSDYQCLDLNVALGGDDLEKQIPLSSGLPSGESSGEVSQSRLGRPNLDLNRIDDDGDVLPLNLRVEGQFLYNRNPRRSPSPASSSSSMQPLMRNFDLNDRPFFLNDSIDQGHGKSPQSAAAYRGQLDGSVISIMGTRVEIKRNDAPQTLSLSNGKGIIETAGDPNLARAGSLLELGSRVSYTNSPIFGYNGLAAGPTMSFSSTMYGPGGAIPYMVDSRGSPVPVVPQVMGSASAVPPPFSQSPFLMNMNGMQPALNGAGPSRPSFDLNSGFMVESGNRDSGLRHLFIHGQGGSMDEHLRNSLQPPSSSNVGGKRKEPEGGWEPYPFSYRHQQPPWR, via the coding sequence ATGACACTCGAAGATTTTTTCACCTTAACTGAGATGAAAGATGGGCTAACTGCTCCATCTCGAGTTGAGGAGCTGGTCACGTTAATGCGGAGTGAGAAAGATTCTATTGTGAATAATGCTGGTGAGGCAACCCGGCAGTGGGTTGCAGTTGCAAGTACAATTGCTGCCACAGAGAATAAAGATTGTCTTGATCTTTTTATTCAATTGGATGGAGTCTTGTTTGTTGATAAATGGCTGAAAGATGCTCAAAGTTTAGTTAATGATACAAATGAAAGTTTTGTAGAAGATTCAATAACTGCTCTGTTACGGGCACTTGAAAAGTTGCAGATTGACAATAAAAGGTCAATATCTACGGGGATCTGGAGTACTGTTGAGAGACTTCTTGGCCACAAAAGCTTGAAGGTTCAAGATCTAGCAAGACTGCTGTTTGATAGCTGGAAGCAGGATGGTGATGCAGTTGACCATGATATTGAGAATACTGGGGTTCTTTGTGGTGATGGTAGTTCTGAGCTTTCTGTACAAGAGTCCAAGCCATCTGCTTTAATTATTTCTTCTTCAGAAGTAGTTTCTACCAGCGAGAATCACCCATCAGGTACTGCTCAAGTCGAAACATTGCCGTTAAGCAGTTCGGAGGGTGTTCAGCCAGAAAGTGCTGATGTACAGATTTCAACATGTAACAAACAGTCCCCAGCCCACAAACTCTCAGAGATTGAAGACAATAAAGATAGTTCTCCGGATCCTTTGGGGTCTGTTATTTTGGAGGCTATTCAACCAAGTCCTATAAAAGATGAATCCTCTGTATGTTCTTTAGGAGAAAATGCTTTAATTGGAAGTTCTAATCTTCCTGTTGCAAAGATGAGCAGTGCTGATTTGTCAGATGACCCAAAATTGAATGAGGTGCCCAGGAATGAAGAACAGAAGCACACAGTCGATGGTTCTCCAAAGAACTTAGGTGTGACTGACATCTCTTCTGTGTCCGGACCTCCATTGGAATCTGGGGTTGTTTGTTCAGAAACTGATGCTGCAACTGCCCAGGTTTTTGTGAATGATTTACAAAAAAATGCAGATGCCAAAGAGGATGGTTTCTGTCAAAAGCTTGATCCTCTGAGTGGTGATGGACAATACAAGATCTGTATATCTGATCCACAGGTTGTGAGGGACGATACAACAGTTGTGGTGGATGGAACTACGGTTGTGTCGGACGATACAACAGCTGTGATGGATGATACAAGAAGTGTTGATCATTGCAACACTGCAGTTCAAGATAGTGACTGTTCAAACTTACCTCAGGAGTCGTCAGGTAATGGTAGTTTGTCTGGAAAAGTTGAAGATATAGAGACTTCGTCCAGGATGGATGACCTGGGTGCTGTTGACGAGGATGAAGGGCAAGCAAGTGATGAAGGGCAAGAGAGTGATGAAGGCGATGAATTGACTGTTGCTAGTGTTTTTCCCAGCAAAGTTGTTTTTCCTAGCAATATATTTGAAAAGAGAAGGTCTGATATCGATGTTGAGTATGGGATGGTTGACGCTCTTGAAGTTGCTCGACAGGTTGCTCAAGAAGTAGAAAGAGAAGTGGTGGATTACAGAGAACCATACTGCAGTTCATCTTCTGGGAAATTGTCAGGGGGTGGACTCAGACAACCTGGTAGCCCAGACTCTATAAATGAAAAGCAAGACCCACTAACTGAAGTTGCACCAAAGGATGTGCCAGTTGAACAAGTTCATTCTGTGGAGGCAAATCCTGAGAAGGACGTAGTTGAGTCGGAACATCAGGAAATGGTACCTGAACATTCCATTCATGACATGGAGTCATCTCAAGTGACTGAAACGGCTCAAGAACCAGAAGTTAACTCAGAAAAGGGTCTCTGTGGTTTTGATCTAAATGAAGAAGTGAGTTCTGATGAGATGGATTGTTCAACAAATCCCGTCTCTGCTCCAATTCCTTTTTCCAGACCACCACCAGCTGCTGATCTACCTGTGGCCCCTTTGCAGTTTGAAGGGGCAATTGGATTGAAAGGCTCTCTTGGCAATAGTGCTTTTCGTCGAGCATCTCCTCGCAGGTTTTTAGAGTCTGAGAAAAATCTTTCTGCAGGGGCCACCACTGATAGCTCAAAGCAGAGGTCAGACTACCAGTGTTTAGATTTGAATGTTGCTCTTGGAGGAGATGATTTGGAAAAACAAATTCCATTGTCGTCTGGCCTCCCTTCTGGGGAATCTTCAGGGGAAGTGAGCCAAAGTAGACTGGGTAGGCCCAACTTGGATTTGAACCGTATTGATGATGATGGTGATGTTCTTCCATTGAACTTAAGAGTGGAAGGACAGTTCTTGTATAACCGAAATCCCCGTCGCAGCCCATCTCCTGCTTCATCGTCATCATCAATGCAGCCTTTGATGAGGAATTTTGATTTGAATGACAGGCCTTTTTTTCTTAATGATTCTATTGATCAAGGGCATGGTAAGTCTCCTCAAAGTGCAGCTGCATATAGAGGGCAGCTAGATGGTTCAGTTATTTCTATCATGGGTACCAGAGTGGAGATTAAAAGAAATGATGCTCCTCAAACCTTGTCCCTATCAAATGGCAAGGGTATTATTGAGACTGCAGGAGATCCCAACTTGGCAAGAGCGGGAAGTCTTTTAGAGTTGGGTTCAAGGGTTTCTTACACCAACTCTCCTATTTTTGGGTACAATGGACTGGCTGCAGGGCCCACAATGTCTTTCTCGTCAACCATGTATGGACCTGGTGGAGCAATCCCCTACATGGTGGATTCAAGAGGATCCCCTGTTCCGGTTGTGCCTCAAGTTATGGGCTCTGCATCAGCTGTTCCACCTCCGTTCTCTCAGTCACCATTTCTCATGAATATGAATGGCATGCAACCGGCTCTAAATGGTGCTGGGCCATCGCGTCCCAGTTTTGATCTAAACTCTGGCTTCATGGTTGAGAGTGGCAATAGAGATTCGGGCTTGAGGCACCTTTTCATTCATGGCCAAGGTGGATCTATGGATGAGCATCTCAGGAACAGCTTACAACCCCCTTCTAGTTCTAATGTTGGTGGAAAAAGGAAAGAACCAGAAGGTGGTTGGGAACCTTACCCGTTTAGTTACAGACATCAGCAACCCCCATGGAGATAG
- the LOC101307177 gene encoding DEAD-box ATP-dependent RNA helicase 28-like: protein MAPSFVFEPPSDEEYSEPEEQDYSDAEDEDEEEQEEASLKPSRPPRTSQSPWDFAAYSETVAEEHARRSTTSVDEKISKARQQLAVPLPDPDDASSSGSESDKQEDYKPEDEEDDGATNAAENKPFFASSDGTSFHANSFLELNLSRPLLRACEKLGYAKPTPIQAACIPLALSGRDICGSAITGSGKTAAFALPTLERLLFRPKRVPAIRVLILTPARELAVQVHSMIEKLAQFTDIRCCLVVGGLSLKVQEAALRSMPDIVVATPGRIVDHLRNSMSVDLDDLAVLILDEADRLLEVGFSAEIRELLRVCPKRRQTMLFSATMTEEVDELVQLSLTKPLRLSADPSAKRPVTLTEEVVRIRRMRELNQEAVLLALCTKTFKQRVIIFSGTKQAAHRLKILFGLAGLKAAELHGNLTQVQRLDALELFRREKVDFLIATDVAARGLDIIGVETVINYACPRDLTSYVHRVGRTARAGKVGCAVTFVTDTDRSLLKAIAKRAGSKLRSRIVAEQSITKWSQIIEQLEDQVATILREESEETALRRAEMEATKVENLIAHRDEIYSRPKRTWIVTEKEKKEVVKASKASGEREKHSGREVISAEQAEELKMKEKRKREREKNLPRKKRRNLEAAREMLEEENQNRKSEVSAFILGSGTTKEKTGVKLVDLGYRRAKAVKAANKALDTGKIVKKDSKKSNRPPQRTQSRTEEMQDLFQSDMSLGKQNRKSGGTGKKKSKNSFKSKSRYKRR from the exons ATGGCCCCGTCTTTCGTCTTCGAACCTCCGAGCGATGAAGAATACTCAGAGCCAGAAGAGCAAGACTACTCCGACGCCGAAGACGAAGACGAAGAAGAACAAGAAGAAGCATCTCTAAAACCCTCGCGTCCTCCTCGCACATCTCAGTCCCCATGGGACTTCGCTGCCTACTCCGAAACCGTCGCCGAAGAACACGCTCGCCGGAGCACCACCTCCGTCGACGAGAAGATATCCAAGGCCCGCCAGCAACTCGCCGTCCCTCTCCCCGACCCGGACGACGCTTCTAGCTCCGGATCCGAATCCGATAAACAA GAAGATTATAAACCGGAAGATGAGGAAGACGACGGTGCTACGAATGCCGCTGAGAATAAGCCTTTCTTTGCTTCGTCGGACGGCACGTCGTTTCATGCGAACTCGTTCCTGGAGCTCAATTTGTCGAGACCTCTGCTCCGGGCCTGTGAGAAATTGGGCTATGCCAAGCCCACGCCGATTCAG GCAGCATGCATTCCGCTGGCTTTGTCGGGACGTGATATATGCGGAAGTGCCATTACTGGTTCGGGGAAG ACGGCTGCTTTTGCATTACCTACACTGGAGAGATTATTGTTTCGCCCGAAGCGGGTTCCTGCCATAAGAGTCCTTATTCTGACTCCTGCGAGAGAACTGGCAGTACA GGTTCATAGTATGATTGAGAAACTTGCTCAATTTACTGATATCAGATGTTGCCTGGTTGTTGGAGGTCTTTCACTAAAG GTCCAAGAGGCAGCCTTGAGATCAATGCCAGATATCGTCGTGGCTACCCCTGGACGGATTGTAGATCATTTACGAAATTCTATGTCTGTGGATTTGGATGATCTTGCTGTTCTAATTCTTGATGAGGCAGATCGCCTGCTGGAAGTGGGGTTTAGTGCTGAAATTCGTGAGCTG CTTCGTGTATGCCCCAAAAGGAGACAAACCATGCTATTTTCAGCTACGATGACTGAAGAAGTTGATGAACTTGTCCAGCTTTCTCTCACCAAACCACTACGCCTTTCAGCTGACCCATCTGCCAAACGGCCAGTGACACTAACTGAGGA GGTGGTTCGGATACGACGTATGCGTGAACTAAACCAGGAAGCAGTTCTACTTGCACTGTGCACAAAGACATTCAAACAAAGAGTGATCATATTCAG TGGCACAAAACAAGCTGCACATAGGTTGAAGATCTTATTTGGGTTAGCTGGCTTGAAAGCCGCTGAGCTTCATGGAAATCTCACTCAAGTCCAGCGCCTAGAT GCATTGGAACTTTTCAGGAGGGAAAAGGTTGACTTTTTGATTGCCACAGATGTCGCTGCTCGT GGTCTTGACATAATTGGTGTTGAAACAGTTATAAATTATGCATGTCCACGTGATCTTACAAG CTATGTTCATAGAGTGGGTCGTACAGCAAGAGCTGGAAAAGTAGGATGTGCCGTGACTTTCGTGACTGATACTGACCGATCTCTGTTAAAAGCAATT GCAAAAAGAGCGGGTTCAAAGCTGAGGAGTCGAATCGTTGCCGAGCAGTCAATTACTAAGTGGTCTCAGATAATTGAGCAATTGGAAGATCAAGTGGCCACAATTCTTCGAGAAGAGAG CGAAGAGACAGCACTAAGAAGAGCTGAAATGGAAGCAACAAAG GTAGAGAATTTGATTGCACACAGAGATGAAATTTATTCACGCCCTAAAAGGACCTGGATTGTGACTGAAAAGGAGAAGAAGGAGGTAGTGAAGGCATCTAAG GCATCTGGTGAAAGAGAAAAACATTCTGGACGCGAGGTGATCAGTGCCGAACAAGCGGAAGAACTGAAAATGAAAGAAAAGAGGAAACGAGAGCGTGAG AAAAATTTACCGCGTAAGAAGCGCCGAAATTTGGAAGCTGCTAGAGAAATGTTGGAGGAAGAAAATCAAAATCGAAAGTCAGAAGTAT CTGCATTCATCTTG GGTAGTGGAACGACCAAGGAGAAGACAGGAGTGAAACTTGTTGACTTGGGTTACCGACGGGCAAAAGCTGTGAAGGCAGCAAATAAGGCATTGGATACTGGCAAGATTGTAAAGAAGGACAGCAAGAAATCTAATCGTCCTCCGCAAAGGACCCAGTCAAGGACAGAGGAGATGCAGGACCTATTCCAGAGTGATATGAGTCTAGGCAAACAGAACCGAAAAAGTGGTGGCACAGGAAAGAAAAAGTCCAAGAATTCCTTCAAAAGCAAGTCAAG GTACAAACGAAGATAG
- the LOC101307462 gene encoding sugar transport protein 13-like: MGWHGVANGGTEFEATITPLVVISCLMAASGGLMFGYDVGISGGVTSMPDFLKKFFPTVYRNQQVPGLTGNYCKYDNQGLQLFTSSLYLAAIIATLFASYITKRLGRKMSMLIAGILFLAGTILNAAAVNLAMLIIGRLLLGCGVGFANQAIPLFLSEIAPTRIRGALNILFQLFITIGILGANLINYGTAKLANGYGWRISLGLAGVPALLLTVGSLIVTDTPNSLIARGKLEEGKAILKRIRGVDNVDQEYNEIVDASRAATEVKNPFKNLLKRRNRPTLVIGIMMQIFQQFTGINAIMFYAPVLFQTLGFKSNASLVSAAITGSVNVVSTIVSVILVDIAGRRKLLIQAGFQMFLSQMVVAVLMGLKVKDHSNNLGHDLGILVVVLVCSFVASFAWSWGPLGWLIPSETFAAETRSAGQSMVVSTNMLFTFVIAQAFLSMLCHMKFGIFYFFSAWVLVMTLFTYFFIPETKNIPIDEINERVWKQHWYWKRYMEDLQDVPKAEDQVDGS; the protein is encoded by the exons ATGGGATGGCATGGAGTGGCAAATGGAGGCACAGAATTCGAAGCAACGATCACTCCGCTCGTGGTAATTTCTTGCTTAATGGCCGCTTCCGGTGGCCTCATGTTTGGCTACGATGTTGGTATATCAG GGGGTGTTACATCGATGCCCGATTTTCTGAAGAAATTCTTCCCGACGGTCTATAGAAATCAGCAAGTTCCAGGACTTACCGGCAATTACTGCAAATACGATAATCAAGGCCTACAGTTGTTCACATCTTCATTATACCTTGCTGCTATAATAGCAACCTTGTTTGCGTCATACATAACCAAAAGACTCGGCAGAAAGATGTCTATGTTGATTGCTGGGATTCTCTTTTTGGCTGGAACAATTTTGAATGCTGCAGCTGTTAACCTTGCAATGCTCATTATTGGGAGGCTTTTACTTGGTTGTGGAGTTGGTTTTGCTAACCAG GCAATTCCATTATTTCTTTCTGAGATTGCACCCACAAGAATTCGTGGGGCATTGAACATACTCTTCCAGCTCTTTATCACCATTGGCATTCTCGGTGCAAACTTGATCAATTATGGAACAGCCAA ACTTGCAAACGGGTATGGATGGAGAATATCATTGGGTTTGGCTGGGGTACCCGCACTTCTGCTCACTGTTGGGTCTCTTATTGTGACAGACACTCCTAACAGTTTAATCGCACGAGGTAAGTTGGAGGAGGGAAAAGCAATTCTGAAAAGGATTCGTGGTGTTGATAATGTCGATCAAGAATACAATGAAATTGTTGATGCAAGTCGTGCTGCTACCGAAGTGAAAAATCCCTTCAAAAATCTCCTTAAGCGTAGGAACAGACCTACTCTGGTCATTGGAATTATGATGCAG ATCTTCCAACAATTCACTGGCATCAACGCTATCATGTTCTACGCTCCAGTTTTGTTCCAGACTTTGGGATTCAAGAGTAATGCTTCCCTTGTATCAGCTGCTATAACCGGATCCGTTAATGTCGTTTCAACCATTGTATCAGTCATCTTAGTAGACATAGCCGGTCGCCGAAAACTCCTGATACAAGCTGGTTTCCAAATGTTCCTTTCTCAAATGGTAGTTGCAGTCCTGATGGGACTTAAAGTTAAAGATCATTCTAACAACCTCGGGCATGATTTGGGAATTCTAGTGGTGGTTCTCGTGTGCAGCTTTGTGGCATCCTTTGCATGGTCTTGGGGACCTCTTGGCTGGTTGATCCCTAGTGAAACATTCGCCGCTGAGACTCGATCTGCTGGTCAGAGTATGGTTGTTAGTACCAACATGTTGTTCACATTCGTCATAGCACAAGCATTCCTCTCGATGCTATGTCACATGAAGTTTGGGATATTCTATTTCTTCTCGGCTTGGGTCCTTGTCATGACACTCTTTACGTATTTTTTCATTCCTGAGACTAAGAATATCCCCATTGATGAGATAAATGAGAGAGTGTGGAAGCAACACTGGTACTGGAAGAGATATATGGAGGACTTACAGGATGTACCAAAGGCCGAGGATCAAGTTGATGGATCGTGA
- the LOC101303770 gene encoding E3 ubiquitin-protein ligase CIP8-like, with amino-acid sequence MAETPSQSPPPPSRSVSETETVTEEAPQEYWCYHCDKRVSVETVANLPDIVCHDCKNGFVESIPRTDPPPPSQPSDQANDPYGSPFLQVLRLIAQAARDEDAPPPPPQNPPTSEEDFLRIELDGWDNDEDEDEDAHSVEFHNGGGVENEEAEVEEEDEEDRSDREEDENEERDEEDLRRRRRDVLRLRIRDFATRARSGRNQILDWAEILMGLEDNSIELRFEMPESDRYVGNPEDYVDAAGYEALLQTLAESDGSGRRGAPPASKAAVSQLQAVDEAGVCAICKDMVNVDEMSKKLPCGHGYHGDCIVPWLSSRNSCPVCRFELPTDDPEYEEERKKHAVNVSAGASGSGGANSVSG; translated from the coding sequence ATGGCCGAGACTCCATCTCAGTCGCCGCCGCCGCCGTCTCGTTCCGTCTCCGAAACGGAAACCGTGACGGAGGAGGCGCCGCAGGAGTACTGGTGCTACCACTGCGACAAGCGCGTCTCCGTCGAGACCGTCGCTAATCTCCCGGACATCGTTTGCCACGACTGCAAGAACGGCTTCGTCGAATCCATTCCCCGCACGGATCCTCCTCCTCCTTCGCAGCCGTCCGATCAGGCCAACGATCCTTACGGATCTCCGTTCCTCCAGGTGCTCCGGCTGATCGCGCAGGCGGCGCGTGACGAGGACGCGCCGCCGCCGCCGCCTCAGAACCCCCCTACCTCGGAGGAGGATTTCCTCAGGATTGAGCTTGACGGCTGGGACAACGACGAGGACGAGGACGAGGACGCGCACAGCGTCGAGTTTCACAACGGAGGCGGCGTGGAAAACGAGGAGGCGGAAGTGGAGGAGGAAGATGAGGAGGACAGATCGGATCGCGAGGAGGACGAGAATGAAGAGCGTGACGAAGAGGACCTGAGACGACGTCGTCGCGATGTGCTCCGCCTCCGCATCAGAGACTTCGCGACGCGGGCCCGGAGCGGGAGGAACCAGATTCTGGACTGGGCCGAGATCTTGATGGGCCTGGAGGACAACTCCATCGAGTTACGGTTCGAGATGCCGGAATCGGATCGTTACGTAGGCAATCCTGAGGATTACGTCGACGCAGCTGGCTATGAAGCTTTGCTTCAGACCCTGGCGGAGAGCGATGGCAGTGGAAGGAGAGGAGCTCCACCGGCTTCCAAAGCCGCCGTATCGCAATTACAAGCTGTGGATGAGGCTGGGGTGTGTGCCATATGCAAGGATATGGTCAATGTTGATGAAATGTCAAAGAAGCTGCCGTGTGGGCATGGATATCATGGTGACTGCATTGTGCCGTGGCTGAGCTCTAGGAATTCGTGCCCTGTTTGCCGGTTTGAGCTGCCCACCGATGATCCTGAATACGAGGAGGAGAGGAAGAAGCATGCTGTCAATGTGAGTGCCGGAGCTTCGGGCTCTGGTGGAGCTAATTCAGTCTCTGGCTGA
- the LOC101304061 gene encoding uncharacterized protein LOC101304061 translates to MAVSDAVVGNLTTIYVAVIAGIKAYGVVSGRSFGGFFVLLASTVVVCLILVLTLTWDVSRKATYAVTSRDDAEVHESCKGGICWHGVAVRSSASRVRFRLPEQLVSYGSS, encoded by the coding sequence ATGGCGGTTTCTGACGCGGTGGTGGGGAACTTGACGACGATATACGTGGCGGTCATCGCCGGAATCAAGGCCTACGGCGTGGTCTCTGGTCGGAGCTTCGGCGGATTCTTTGTGTTGCTTGCTTCCACCGTCGTGGTTTGCCTTATCCTGGTCCTGACGCTGACGTGGGACGTGTCGCGCAAAGCCACGTATGCTGTCACTTCCCGCGATGATGCCGAAGTCCACGAGAGTTGCAAGGGTGGGATTTGCTGGCATGGCGTCGCCGTCCGGTCGTCGGCTTCTCGGGTCCGGTTTAGGCTTCCCGAACAGCTTGTTAGTTATGGCTCTTCGTGA
- the LOC101304351 gene encoding endoplasmin homolog: MRKWTIPSVLLLLCLLSLLPDQGRKLQANAEANSDELVDPPKVEEKIGAVPNGLSTDSDVAKREAESMSKRRGNAQQFEFQAEVSRLMDIIIHSLYSNKDIFLRELISNASDALDKIRFLSLTDKEILGEGDNTKLEIQIKLDKEKRILSIRDRGIGMTKEDLIKNLGTIAKSGTSAFVEKMQTSGDLNLIGQFGVGFYSVYLVADNVEVISKHNDDKQHVWESKADGSFVVSEDTFNEPLGRGTEIRLHIREEAGEYLEESKLKDLVKRYSEFINFPIYIWSTKEVDVEVPADEEEEESSESTPSEEETEEDAEKNEDEDAEKKPKTKTVKETSQEWELLNDVKAIWLRNPKEVTEEEYAKFYQTLAKDFSEEKPLSWSHFTAEGDVEFKAVLFVPPKAPHDLYESYYNANKSNLKLYVRRVFISDEFDELLPKYLSFLKGLVDSDTLPLNVSREMLQAHSSLKTIKKKLIRKALDMIRKLAEEDPDESNDKAKKDVEKSDDDDEKRGQYTRFWNEFGKSIKLGIIEDAANRNRLAKLLRFESTKSDGKLTSLDQYISRMKSGQKDIFYLTGTSKEQLDNSPFLERLKKKGYEVIFFTDPVDEYLMQYLMDYEDKKFQNVSKEGLKLGKDSKDKELKESYKELTKWWKGALASDNVDDVKLSNRLADTPCVVVTSKFGWSANMEKIMQSQTLSDSAKQAYMRGKRVLEINPRHPIIKELRERVVKNPEDESVKHTAQLIYQTALMESGFVLPDPKDFASRIYSSVKSSLNINPDATVEEEDDTEDPAEAEAETPANEATPEAEAANADSLKDEL, from the exons ATGAGGAAGTGGACGATCCCTTCCGTTCTGCTACTGCTGTGCCTTCTCTCTCTTCTCCCGGATCAAG GAAGGAAATTACAGGCGAATGCAGAAGCGAACTCCGACGAGCTTGTAGATCCGCCGAAGGTTGAGGAGAAGATCGGCGCCGTTCCGAATGGGCTTTCCACCGATTCTGATGTCGCTAAGAG AGAGGCGGAGTCAATGTCAAAGAGACGTGGCAACGCTCAACAGTTTGAGTTTCAGGCTGAGGTGTCTAGGCTCATGGATATTATTATCCACTCGCTTTATAGTAACAAGGACATTTTCCTCAGGGAGTTGATTTCCAATGCCTCTGAT GCGTTGGACAAGATTAGATTCCTTTCCCTCACAGATAAGGAAATCTTGGGTGAAGGTGATAACACTAAGCTCGAAATCCAG ATTAAGTTAGACAAAGAGAAGAGAATCCTCTCTATTCGTGACCGAGGTATAGGTATGACAAAGGAGGACTTGATCAAGAACTTGGGAACTATAGCAAAATCTGGAACTTCAG CGTTTGTTGAGAAGATGCAAACAAGTGGTGATCTTAATCTCATTGGACAATTTGGAGTTGGGTTTTACTCCGTCTACCTTGTTGCTGATAATGTCGAAGTTATTAGCAAACACAATGATGACAAACA GCATGTTTGGGAGTCCAAGGCTGATGGCTCATTTGTAGTTTCCGAGGATACATTTAATGAACCACTAGGACGTGGTACTGAAATTAGATTGCATATTAGAGAAGAAGCAGGGGAATATTTGGAAGAGAGCAAGCTAAAA GACTTGGTGAAGAGATATTCTGAATTTATCAACTTCCCCATCTATATCTGGTCTACCAAAGAGGTTGATGTGGAAGTCCCTGCTGATGAGGAAGAAGAGGAATCAT CTGAAAGCACCCCCTCTGAGGAAGAAACTGAAGAGGACGCTGAGAAAAATGAAGATGAAGATGCTGAGAAGAAACCAAAGACAAAGACGGTAAAGGAAACAAGTCAAGAGTGGGAGCTTCTAAATGATGTTAAAGCAATATGGTTGCGCAATCCTAAGGAGGTGACCGAAGAAGAGTACGCCAAATTTTATCAGACCCTTGCCAAG GATTTCAGTGAGGAAAAGCCTTTGTCATGGAGCCACTTTACCGCTGAAGGTGATGTAGAATTCAAGGCTGTCTTGTTTGTTCCCCCTAAGGCTCCTCATGATCTATATGAGAGCTACTATAATGCCAACAAATCCAATTTGAAGTTGTATGTGCGAAGAGTCTTCATATCAGATGAATTTGATGAGCTTTTGCCAAAGTATCTGAGCTTTTTGAAG GGTCTTGTTGACTCTGACACCTTGCCACTCAATGTATCACGTGAAATGCTTCAAGCACACAGCAGTTTAAAAACAATCAAGAAAAAGCTTATCCGGAAAGCCCTTGATATGATCCGTAAACTTGCTGAAGAAGATCCTGATGAGTCCAATGACAAGGCCAAGAAAG ATGTTGAGAAGTCCGATGATGATGATGAGAAGAGAGGCCAATATACAAGATTCTGGAATGAATTTGGCAAGTCTATTAAACTTGGTATTATTGAAGATGCGGCCAACAGAAACCGTTTGGCAAAACTTTTAAGATTTGAAAG TACCAAGTCAGATGGCAAACTGACTTCACTGGATCAGTACATTTCAAGGATGAAATCTGGGCAGAAGGACATATTCTATCTTACTGGAACCAGCAAGGAACAATTGGATAATTCTCCTTTCCTTGAGCGACTAAAGAAGAAAGGATACGAG GTTATCTTTTTCACCGATCCAGTTGATGAGTATTTGATGCAATACTTGATGGACTATGAAGACAAGAAATTCCAGAATGTCTCAAAGGAGGGTTTGAAACTCGGAAAAGACTCAAAAGATAAGGAACTCAAGGAATCATACAAGGAACTCACCAAATGGTGGAAGGGTGCTCTTGCCAGTGACAATGTCGATGATGTGAAGCTTTCCAACCGATTGGCTGACACACCATGCGTGGTTGTTACTTCAAAGTTTGGATGGAGTGCAAACATGGAGAAGATCATGCAATCTCAGACTTTGTCAGATTCTGCCAAGCAAGCATACATGCGCGGCAAGAGGGTACTTGAGATTAACCCAAGGCACCCAATCATCAAGGAGCTCAGGGAGAGAGTAGTAAAGAACCCTGAG GACGAGAGTGTGAAGCATACAGCACAGCTTATCTACCAGACTGCACTCATGGAGAGTGGCTTTGTACTTCCTGACCCGAAGGATTTTGCTTCCCGCATCTACAGTTCAGTGAAGTCTAGCCTAAACATCAACCCTGACGCAACAGTTGAGGAGGAAGATGATACTGAAGATCCGGCTGAGGCTGAGGCTGAAACTCCTGCAAACGAAGCTACCCCTGAGGCTGAAGCTGCTAATGCAGATTCACTGAAGGACGAGTTGTAG